A single genomic interval of Lathyrus oleraceus cultivar Zhongwan6 chromosome 7, CAAS_Psat_ZW6_1.0, whole genome shotgun sequence harbors:
- the LOC127108162 gene encoding CCG-binding protein 1, with the protein MNSSSLLRPSPPPLLFHRNRFVISSSSRNQSYIPKLEPFSRSKIDRVAKSLPIIEKSEKDLSDYCSTLEGDECYSCWQAYFELKDLQKESPRGDIERLIIQIGGVKSLIGCLHGIAAIHKSKKNGSNLGMEIESEDEQNRCPRPDGLPKSAEEMMEEEEAKMPDSSYTKLYRSMGKSPAWYSEVPDHETD; encoded by the exons ATGAATTCATCATCGCTACTTCGTCCTTCTCCTCCTCCTCTTCTTTTTCATCGCAACCGTTTCGTTATTTCTTCTTCATCTAGAAACCAATCTTACATCCCTAAACTCGAACCTTTTAGCCGATCCAAAATCGACAGAGTCGCTAAAAGCCTCCCTATCATTGAAAAATCTGAAAAAGATCTCTCCG ATTATTGTTCTACACTTGAAGGTGATGAATGTTATAGTTGCTGGCAGGCTTATTTTGAGCTCAAAGATCTTCAA AAGGAGTCACCGAGAGGAGATATAGAGAGGTTAATTATTCAGATTGGTGGTGTAAAATCCTTGATAGGATGTTTACATGGAATTGCTGCAATTCATAAATCGAAGAAGAATGGATCAAATTTGGGCATGGAAATAGAATCAGAAGATGAACAAAATCGTTGTCCTAGACCAGATGGATTACCAAAATCTGCTGAGGAAATGATGGAAGAAGAGGAAGCGAAAATGCCTGATTCGTCGTATACTAAGCTTTATAGATCCATGGGAAAGTCACCTGCATGGTATTCTGAAGTACCAGATCATGAAACAGATTGA